In Polynucleobacter sp. MWH-S4W17, a genomic segment contains:
- a CDS encoding carbon-nitrogen hydrolase family protein gives MNSSVNSADLKIASIQMVSTPDLRENLSTASRLVVAAAAEGAQLAVLPEYFCLMGLKDTDKVRARESIGSGPIQEQLSDIAQQNNIYLVAGTIPLEAKDSNKVLNTSLVFNPAGEQISRYDKIHLFGFQTATERYQESETIEAGNAPGLLKISIGGNDWTFGLSICYDLRFPELYRALGQVDCHIIPAAFTYTTGKDHWEILLRARAIENQCYVLASAQGGIHQNQRRTWGNSMLIDPWGSILANLPEGEGFISGVLCKDKLNEVRSKLPALAHRKL, from the coding sequence ATGAACTCATCAGTAAATAGCGCAGACCTCAAGATTGCCTCCATTCAGATGGTCTCCACACCTGATTTGCGGGAGAACTTATCTACAGCAAGCAGACTCGTCGTCGCAGCTGCAGCCGAAGGCGCACAACTTGCTGTCTTACCAGAGTATTTTTGCTTAATGGGCCTCAAGGACACCGATAAAGTTCGGGCCCGCGAAAGCATTGGTAGTGGGCCCATCCAAGAGCAACTTTCGGATATTGCACAACAAAATAATATTTACCTAGTGGCAGGTACTATTCCACTGGAAGCAAAAGATTCTAATAAAGTACTTAATACAAGCCTTGTTTTTAATCCTGCTGGCGAGCAAATTTCTCGTTACGACAAAATTCATTTATTTGGTTTTCAAACAGCAACTGAGCGTTATCAAGAATCCGAAACAATTGAGGCTGGCAATGCGCCGGGCCTCTTAAAAATTTCAATTGGCGGAAATGATTGGACCTTTGGTTTGAGTATTTGCTATGACCTGCGCTTCCCAGAGCTCTATCGCGCCCTTGGACAGGTAGATTGCCATATCATCCCAGCCGCCTTTACCTATACAACTGGCAAGGATCATTGGGAAATTCTCTTACGCGCTCGCGCTATCGAAAACCAATGTTACGTGTTAGCCTCCGCCCAAGGCGGCATTCATCAAAATCAACGACGTACTTGGGGCAATAGTATGTTGATTGATCCTTGGGGCAGCATCTTGGCCAACCTCCCCGAGGGTGAAGGCTTTATTTCTGGGGTTTTGTGCAAAGATAAATTAAACGAGGTACGCTCTAAGTTACCCGCACTTGCGCATCGCAAGCTTTAA
- a CDS encoding YhdP family protein: MLQNIIPPRLKSVLAKRPQGSNGAWRKRALILTGVVLALCVLVHVGVRFVLWPQIEKSKASVERLISARIGADVSMDSLQVSWTGMRPNFEIEGLRFNAPDKAKPLLFIQKIDGQLSWATFYHLAPFFHELNIEGAEIYGQRNGKGVITVAGIPIDGKSNDYSAENWLFAQNEIRVSDVKLFWDDQLKKKAITSIDIQNLSLSNGIRSHQGSLSVITPWTKGPVSLDIDLVHHIGGQAGNWRDWIGTISWNLNELQLTQIANEFALPLNTLEGVVNSNGKLKIDNGKPDGGEIYLAADRLTIQLSKGEDAIALGRLETNLVQETDNGLISVTTKTFSWRDIESPASTPLENLSPMTFRWRPPAGDGEIKEFGFSSPKISVEDVALFALNLPLSKKVHQWIKASQADGELQDLDINWSESKSPLSALNIPGGWFKSNKVDFTVSGKLIDLSFVGINKAMPSVSKLSGFLSADQNKGSLSIKSSDLELEVNDLLVDPKIKLDQANGQISWAKQKGNWVINAKQLALSNSEISTTLNLNYIIGEGKNPDFMNLDINFAQADLKTAYRYLPVGMGSDAKSYLSKAFDAGIIKNGSLHIKGDPNEVPFPKVGSGEFTLKLPINGATFSPVPSSSIAQGVWPPFNRVNGLINMQNANFTVDIDQASYKQVALSKFHAEIPSVSAKLLLLTVNGEAEGDAPQLLEYLFASPVGKKQIALERNLKVTGPTKLSLALSVPLSGNGDTKTDIQLNFPGNRVQWDDLPPLDNLKGKIRITEINPEFEDITANFLGGAIKISSKTPNQGGPSYNISGDISASFIKNYFAKDSSVQVLPILQAISGVARYEGAIHFNKGNSETNLKIDMRDWASSAPAPAKKQMGTPMSGQLTLKSFAKSPSTSSRFTWDGKIGDTYFIQGELGSDDALRHAVGIGTGAALPNQGFQLNLATSELNLDVWQDFLESQKKKGSSKAEENNPSNIQIAAQVKKVILFERNWQDMNFSASNKNAAWQMRINSPSIAGQLQYTEPNKSQLSGLISGRLARLKFPEKVSTPIEVKKPASKNLPAKTAINPDSIPSIDLAIDDFSWGKAQLGQMKIKTRTNNNVLNVDSIQFNNPQGSSALTGRWVGATQNQAEHTTVNVDLDIKDAGQIIGHWTSQKSVEGGQGKLTSNVEWDGTPFVPQFDTLAGKVTLNLEKGRLLEVNTSGAKLLDVLSLQSLFRFATLDLQGSLGNIVTKGTPFNSIDASFDISSGVAQTKQFTMGLDQARVAMNGQINIPKQTQDLRVTIFPTIDATAGSLAAFAINPIVGLGALVGQYLITSQINRNLQSDYLVQGSWDDPEVIPLDQKGQPIDSKTLDTIRSKELLKEQSKPNNSNSGPQSTPSNLGSPNKIAN, encoded by the coding sequence ATGCTGCAAAACATCATCCCGCCTCGCCTCAAGAGCGTGCTTGCTAAACGTCCTCAAGGTTCGAACGGGGCTTGGCGTAAGCGTGCCCTCATCTTAACGGGCGTTGTTTTAGCTCTTTGTGTACTGGTGCATGTGGGCGTGCGGTTTGTTCTGTGGCCGCAAATTGAGAAATCTAAAGCCTCGGTTGAGAGGCTCATTAGCGCTCGCATTGGTGCAGATGTATCTATGGACTCTCTACAAGTTTCATGGACGGGCATGAGACCTAATTTTGAAATTGAAGGTTTGCGCTTCAACGCGCCCGATAAAGCGAAACCGCTCTTATTCATTCAGAAAATTGATGGGCAACTCAGTTGGGCAACTTTTTATCACCTAGCCCCATTCTTTCATGAGCTCAATATCGAGGGTGCTGAAATTTATGGGCAACGTAATGGCAAAGGCGTCATTACAGTTGCCGGCATCCCCATAGACGGAAAATCCAATGATTACTCCGCTGAGAATTGGCTCTTTGCTCAAAATGAGATTCGTGTCAGCGATGTCAAATTATTTTGGGATGATCAACTCAAAAAGAAAGCCATTACTTCAATAGATATTCAAAACCTTTCTCTTAGCAACGGCATTCGTAGCCATCAAGGCTCGCTGAGCGTCATTACCCCCTGGACCAAAGGACCAGTCTCGCTTGATATTGATCTTGTGCACCATATCGGTGGCCAAGCGGGCAATTGGCGCGATTGGATCGGGACTATCTCTTGGAATTTAAATGAACTCCAGCTCACTCAAATAGCAAATGAATTTGCCCTCCCTCTAAATACGCTTGAGGGAGTGGTGAACTCCAATGGAAAATTAAAAATTGACAACGGCAAACCTGATGGTGGAGAAATTTATCTTGCCGCCGATCGTTTAACTATTCAACTATCTAAAGGTGAAGATGCCATTGCTCTTGGAAGGCTAGAAACCAACCTGGTTCAAGAAACTGATAATGGCTTGATATCCGTTACTACCAAGACATTTTCCTGGCGAGATATTGAGAGTCCAGCATCTACCCCCCTCGAGAATTTAAGCCCAATGACTTTCCGCTGGAGACCACCAGCGGGAGACGGGGAAATTAAAGAATTTGGTTTTTCATCGCCAAAGATTTCGGTTGAGGATGTTGCCTTATTTGCCCTCAACCTGCCTTTATCTAAAAAAGTTCATCAGTGGATTAAAGCCTCACAAGCTGATGGTGAGTTACAAGATCTCGATATCAATTGGTCTGAAAGTAAATCACCCTTATCTGCCCTCAATATTCCTGGCGGATGGTTTAAGTCGAACAAAGTAGACTTTACTGTGAGTGGAAAACTGATCGACCTCAGCTTTGTTGGCATCAATAAAGCGATGCCTTCAGTATCCAAACTGTCTGGCTTCCTTTCTGCCGACCAAAACAAGGGCAGCCTCTCGATTAAATCAAGCGATCTAGAGCTTGAGGTTAACGATCTATTGGTTGATCCAAAAATCAAGCTTGATCAAGCCAATGGTCAAATTTCTTGGGCAAAACAAAAAGGGAATTGGGTCATTAATGCAAAGCAGTTAGCACTTAGTAATTCTGAGATTTCAACCACGCTCAATCTCAATTACATCATTGGTGAAGGTAAAAATCCTGACTTTATGAACCTGGACATAAATTTTGCTCAGGCTGATCTCAAAACCGCCTATCGTTATTTGCCTGTTGGCATGGGTAGCGATGCCAAATCCTATCTAAGCAAAGCCTTTGACGCAGGCATCATCAAAAATGGTAGCTTGCATATCAAAGGTGATCCCAATGAAGTACCCTTCCCTAAAGTAGGCTCAGGAGAATTCACACTCAAGCTACCGATTAATGGCGCCACTTTCAGCCCAGTGCCAAGCTCATCAATCGCACAAGGTGTTTGGCCCCCATTTAATAGGGTAAACGGCTTGATCAATATGCAGAATGCTAACTTCACGGTAGATATTGATCAAGCAAGCTACAAACAAGTTGCACTGAGTAAATTTCACGCAGAAATTCCTAGTGTGAGCGCAAAGCTATTACTTCTGACGGTGAATGGTGAGGCTGAAGGTGATGCCCCACAACTACTCGAATATCTATTTGCCTCACCTGTTGGTAAAAAGCAAATTGCACTTGAGCGCAATCTAAAGGTTACAGGACCAACCAAGCTCAGCTTGGCCCTTAGCGTTCCCCTATCCGGTAACGGGGACACCAAAACTGACATTCAACTCAATTTTCCTGGCAACAGGGTCCAGTGGGACGACTTGCCGCCTCTGGATAACCTCAAAGGAAAGATTCGTATAACTGAGATCAATCCTGAATTCGAAGATATCACCGCTAATTTCCTTGGTGGCGCTATTAAGATTTCAAGTAAAACGCCAAATCAAGGGGGCCCGAGCTACAACATCTCAGGCGATATTAGCGCTAGCTTTATTAAAAACTACTTTGCAAAAGATTCATCGGTTCAGGTACTTCCGATTTTGCAAGCAATAAGCGGCGTTGCGAGATATGAGGGCGCCATTCATTTCAATAAAGGCAATAGCGAAACCAATCTCAAGATCGATATGCGTGATTGGGCTAGTTCAGCACCAGCCCCCGCGAAAAAGCAGATGGGGACACCCATGTCAGGCCAATTAACCCTGAAATCCTTTGCGAAATCACCCTCCACATCCAGTCGATTTACATGGGATGGAAAAATTGGTGACACCTACTTTATTCAAGGTGAGCTTGGCAGTGATGACGCTCTTCGTCATGCGGTAGGAATCGGCACTGGCGCAGCACTCCCGAACCAAGGCTTTCAGCTTAATCTTGCCACTTCAGAGCTGAATCTCGATGTATGGCAAGATTTTTTAGAAAGCCAAAAGAAGAAAGGTTCTTCTAAAGCGGAAGAAAATAATCCAAGCAATATTCAAATTGCTGCCCAAGTAAAAAAAGTCATTTTGTTTGAGCGCAATTGGCAGGATATGAATTTTTCAGCAAGCAATAAAAATGCCGCTTGGCAAATGCGCATTAATTCACCCTCCATCGCCGGTCAACTGCAATATACAGAACCCAATAAGTCACAACTAAGCGGTTTGATTAGTGGGCGCTTAGCGCGACTCAAGTTTCCCGAGAAAGTCAGCACTCCAATTGAGGTCAAAAAGCCAGCCTCAAAAAATCTTCCTGCCAAAACTGCGATTAATCCTGACTCCATTCCTAGTATTGATTTAGCTATTGATGACTTCAGCTGGGGTAAGGCTCAGCTTGGTCAGATGAAAATTAAAACCAGGACAAATAACAACGTCCTCAATGTGGATTCCATCCAATTTAATAATCCCCAAGGCAGCTCTGCTTTAACTGGGCGCTGGGTTGGCGCCACCCAGAATCAAGCTGAACACACAACGGTGAATGTTGATTTAGACATTAAGGATGCTGGTCAAATTATTGGGCATTGGACCAGCCAAAAATCAGTGGAAGGCGGCCAAGGCAAATTGACCAGTAACGTGGAGTGGGATGGCACTCCTTTCGTACCTCAATTCGATACCCTAGCCGGTAAGGTAACCTTGAATCTTGAAAAAGGTCGATTGTTAGAGGTGAATACCAGCGGCGCCAAGCTGCTTGACGTACTCAGCCTACAAAGTTTATTTAGATTTGCTACTCTGGACCTCCAGGGAAGCTTGGGCAATATTGTGACCAAGGGAACGCCATTTAATTCCATTGATGCTTCTTTTGATATTAGCTCCGGAGTTGCTCAAACGAAGCAATTCACAATGGGTTTAGACCAAGCACGGGTTGCCATGAATGGGCAAATCAATATCCCCAAACAAACGCAAGATTTACGTGTCACCATATTTCCAACAATTGATGCAACAGCCGGCTCATTGGCTGCCTTCGCCATTAATCCTATCGTAGGTCTGGGCGCATTGGTTGGGCAGTATTTAATTACCAGTCAAATCAATCGTAATCTCCAATCAGACTATCTGGTCCAAGGCTCTTGGGATGATCCAGAAGTGATCCCCCTTGACCAAAAGGGTCAGCCAATTGACTCGAAAACTTTAGATACTATTCGCAGTAAAGAGTTGTTGAAAGAGCAAAGCAAGCCGAATAATAGTAACTCTGGGCCACAAAGCACTCCGAGTAATTTAGGTAGCCCCAATAAAATTGCTAACTAA
- the tldD gene encoding metalloprotease TldD: protein MNAPEALFPANWTKAKKQADLIKLAKSILLEPTGLSEQDLHGTFGNLFAHRLDDADLYFQHTRSESWSLEEGIVKSGSFNIDQGVGVRAIYGDKTAFAYSDEINLEALNKAAKATRVIGPEGGKQAVASKLFNPISNKLYSDVNPLDSLQPKEKIALLESIERRAKARDPRIIQVMASLAGEFDVVLVVRADGLLAADVRPLVRVSVHVIAEQNGRRESGSSGGGARHDYLYFNTDLINRYVDEAVDGALLNLESRPAPAGPMTVVMGPGWPGVLLHEAVGHGLEGDFNRKGSSAFAGRIGQRVAAKGVTVVDDGTLSGRRGSLNIDDEGTPTQCTTLIEDGILKGYIQDSLNARLMNMPLTGNGRRESFASLPMPRMTNTYMLAGKDDPQEIVASIKRGLYAVNFGGGQVDITSGKFVFSASEAYWVENGKIQYPVKGATIIGSGPESLKQVSMIGNDLKLDGGVGVCGKEGQSVPVGVGQPTLRIDSLTVGGTA from the coding sequence ATGAATGCACCAGAAGCACTATTCCCTGCCAATTGGACGAAAGCCAAAAAGCAAGCAGACCTTATCAAGTTAGCCAAATCTATTTTGCTCGAACCAACCGGCTTATCCGAGCAAGACTTACATGGTACCTTTGGCAATCTATTTGCCCATCGCCTTGATGATGCAGATCTCTACTTCCAACATACTCGGAGTGAGAGCTGGAGTCTTGAAGAAGGCATTGTTAAGTCCGGCAGCTTTAATATTGATCAAGGCGTTGGTGTGCGCGCTATTTATGGCGATAAGACAGCTTTCGCTTATTCAGATGAAATTAATTTAGAAGCTTTAAATAAAGCAGCTAAAGCTACTCGAGTGATTGGGCCCGAGGGTGGTAAGCAGGCGGTTGCCAGCAAACTTTTTAATCCCATATCCAATAAGCTCTACTCGGATGTCAATCCTTTAGATTCTCTTCAGCCCAAAGAAAAAATTGCCCTTCTGGAAAGCATAGAACGTCGCGCTAAAGCACGTGACCCACGGATCATCCAGGTTATGGCCAGTCTGGCCGGGGAGTTTGATGTTGTATTGGTTGTGCGTGCGGATGGCTTGTTGGCGGCAGATGTACGCCCGTTAGTGCGCGTTTCGGTACACGTTATTGCAGAACAGAATGGTCGGCGTGAATCAGGCTCCTCTGGCGGCGGCGCACGTCATGACTACCTCTACTTCAATACTGATTTGATTAATCGCTATGTTGATGAAGCTGTTGACGGAGCCCTATTAAATCTCGAATCGCGCCCAGCACCTGCTGGCCCAATGACAGTGGTCATGGGGCCGGGCTGGCCAGGCGTTCTATTACATGAGGCAGTTGGTCATGGTCTCGAGGGCGACTTTAATCGCAAAGGATCCTCTGCTTTTGCTGGTCGTATTGGACAGCGCGTTGCAGCTAAAGGTGTCACCGTTGTGGATGATGGAACCTTATCTGGACGTAGAGGCTCTTTAAATATTGATGACGAAGGAACTCCCACTCAATGCACCACCTTAATTGAAGACGGCATTTTGAAGGGCTATATTCAGGATAGCCTGAATGCCCGACTCATGAATATGCCCCTCACTGGCAATGGTCGGCGTGAAAGTTTTGCCTCACTACCAATGCCGCGCATGACAAATACCTACATGTTGGCCGGTAAAGATGATCCTCAAGAAATTGTCGCCAGCATCAAGCGCGGTTTATACGCAGTGAACTTTGGCGGCGGTCAGGTTGACATCACTAGCGGCAAATTTGTATTTTCTGCTTCAGAGGCCTATTGGGTTGAGAACGGCAAAATTCAATATCCCGTCAAAGGCGCGACCATTATTGGTAGCGGGCCAGAATCCCTAAAACAGGTTTCTATGATCGGAAATGACCTAAAACTAGACGGTGGGGTTGGGGTTTGTGGCAAGGAAGGGCAAAGTGTTCCAGTCGGGGTTGGGCAGCCTACCCTGAGGATTGATAGCCTGACTGTGGGTGGGACTGCCTAA
- a CDS encoding 3-deoxy-7-phosphoheptulonate synthase: MSQQNTNPANWYSAVDKTSDTDDQRIDNISVLPPPEHLIRFFPISGTPTEALISNTRKKIRDIIHGKNDRLLVIIGPCSIHDPKAALEYCQRLLVERERFAGELEIVMRVYFEKPRTTVGWKGLINDPYLDESYRIEEGLRLARQVLMEINRLGMPAGSEFLDVISPQYIADLISWGAIGARTTESQVHRELASGLSAPIGFKNGTDGNIKIATDAIQAAGRPHHFLSVHKNGQVSVVETKGNKDCHVILRGGKEPNYEAQFVQAACSELEAAKLPASLMVDLSHANSSKKHERQIVVADDVAQQIESGSHQIFGVMVESHLNDGAQKFTPGKDDPSKLEYGKSITDACINWDDSVKVLERLATAVKKRRSKKK; the protein is encoded by the coding sequence ATGAGCCAACAAAATACGAATCCCGCTAATTGGTACTCTGCTGTCGACAAGACCTCAGATACTGACGATCAACGCATTGACAACATTTCTGTTCTGCCTCCGCCAGAGCATTTAATTCGCTTCTTTCCGATTTCTGGAACGCCTACTGAAGCGTTGATCAGCAACACTCGCAAAAAGATCCGCGACATTATTCATGGCAAGAATGACCGCTTACTCGTGATCATCGGACCATGCTCCATTCATGACCCAAAAGCAGCGTTGGAATATTGCCAACGCCTCTTAGTTGAGCGCGAGCGTTTTGCTGGTGAATTAGAAATTGTGATGCGCGTATATTTTGAAAAGCCACGCACTACTGTTGGCTGGAAGGGTTTGATTAACGACCCGTATCTGGATGAAAGCTATCGCATCGAAGAAGGTCTACGCCTTGCGCGCCAAGTACTGATGGAAATCAATCGCCTTGGCATGCCAGCTGGTAGCGAATTCTTGGATGTGATTTCTCCGCAATATATTGCGGATCTGATTTCATGGGGTGCTATTGGTGCGCGTACTACTGAAAGCCAAGTTCACCGCGAACTTGCATCTGGCTTGTCTGCACCTATCGGATTTAAGAACGGTACTGATGGCAACATCAAAATTGCTACCGATGCGATTCAAGCAGCAGGTCGCCCACATCATTTCTTATCCGTTCATAAAAATGGTCAAGTATCGGTTGTGGAAACTAAAGGCAATAAAGATTGCCATGTGATTTTGCGTGGCGGCAAAGAGCCAAATTACGAGGCTCAATTTGTGCAAGCAGCCTGCTCTGAGCTTGAAGCGGCCAAGCTTCCAGCCAGTTTGATGGTTGATTTATCCCATGCCAATTCAAGCAAAAAGCATGAGCGTCAGATTGTGGTTGCCGACGATGTAGCTCAGCAAATTGAGTCTGGCTCACACCAGATTTTTGGCGTGATGGTTGAGAGTCATTTAAATGATGGCGCCCAGAAATTTACACCCGGAAAAGATGACCCAAGTAAATTGGAATACGGCAAGAGTATTACTGATGCCTGCATCAACTGGGATGACTCTGTGAAGGTACTAGAGCGTCTAGCTACAGCCGTTAAGAAACGCAGAAGCAAGAAGAAGTAA